The segment CTGATAACTTAGCTTTAGTTTTACCAGAGTTTGCGTCCGATCCTGAATTCGGCTCCGTTAAACAGTAAGCTGCTTTCCATTCACCTGAACCCAATTTTGGAATATATTTCGCTTTCTGCGCTTCATTTCCATAATACAGAATAGGCAAAGTACCGATACCAGTGTGTGCAGAAATTGCAACTGCAAACGAATGACCAGCACCAATTACATCAGCAACCAGCATAGAAGTATTGAAGTTTTTACCGAAACCACCATACTCTTCCGGAATAGAAACACCCAGCAGGCCTAATTCGCCCGCTTTAGTTACCAATGAAGCCATCAGGCCTTCTTCCATTTTATCAATGCGATCCAGATTCGGATATACTTCTGTCGTCAGAAAATCCCTGCACGTCTGTGCAATCATTTGCTGTTCTTCATCAAATTCTTCAGGAATAAATACATCCTGGTATGTGGTTTCCTTAATCAGGAACTCGCCACCTTTTACTTTTGTTTTGTCTGTAGTTTCCATATTCTTTCTTGTTGGAAGCTGCCGGGATTTCCCCGGAGCTTTCATTTTTATATTTTATAATGAAGCGCTGAAAATAACCGCTAAAGAAGTTCAAAAATACCAGCAGCACCCTGTCCGCTACCCACACACATCGTCACCATTCCGTATTTACCATTTCTGCGTTTCAGCTCATGAAACAATTGCACAGAAAGTTTTGCACCTGTACAGCCCAGTGGGTGACCTAAAGCAATCGCACCACCGTTCACGTTCACGATATCCTGATTGATGCCTAAAGTTCTGACTACAGCCAGTGACTGAGAAGCAAAAGCTTCATTCAGCTCAATTAAGTCCATTTGTTCTAATGTCAGACCAGCTTTCTTTAAAGCCAGAGGAATAGCCTCAATCGGGCCTATCCCCATAATTCTTGGCGGAACACCTACCACACCATAACTTACCAGGCGGGCAATTGGCTCAACACCCAATTCTTTCAACTTACTTTCAGAAACGACGATCACAAAAGCTGCGCCATCAGAAGTCTGAGAAGAGTTACCGGCAGTTACACTTCCATCGGCTGCAAAAACCGGTTTAAGTTTAGCTAACTTATCCAGAGAAGTATCTGCACGCGGCCCCTCATCGGTATCCACTACGTAACTTCTGGTCTTCTTTTTTTGCTGGCCATCCAGATAATTTTCAGTCACTGTAATTGGAGCTACGCCGGCTTTTAAATGCCCGTTCTTTATAGCCTCAACTGCCTTCATATTTGACCTGAAAGCGAATTCATCCTGATCCTCTCTGCTCACCTTATATTCATTGGCTACAGCTTCGGCAGTAAGCCCCATTCCCCAATACCAGTCCGGGTTCTTTTTAGCAACTTCGAAATTAGGAACAACCTTCCATCCGCCAAAAGGCATACCAGACATGACTTCTACACCACCGGCGATAATACAGTCTGCCATTCCACTTTTAATTTTAGCAACCGCAGTAGCGATGGTATCCAATCCCGATGCACAGTATCTGTTCAGGGTTACACCCGGAACTTTAACTGTATCCAATCCCATCAGGGAAATCATACGGCCTATATTCAATCCTTGTTCTGCTTCCGGAGTTGCATTACCAACGATGACATCATCTATTTGATCTTTATCCAGGTTCGGAACTGAGGCTACTAATTGTTTGATGACTTCAGCAGCCAGATCATCGGCCCTGGTAAAACGAAATACGCCACGTGGTGCTTTGCCCACTGCTGTACGTAAACCTGCTATGATATATGCTTCTTGCATTTTTTGATGTAGTTAAGAAAAGTCTCAGTTGAATAATTCTGCTGATCCTTTGCTGTTAAACATTATATTTTCTTTAAATCCTCTGGTTAGTTACGAAGTGGTTTCCCCTTAGTCACAATACTCTGAATCCTTTCCAAAGTCTTCCGCTCACCGCAAAGTGATAAGAAAGCTTCTCTTTCCAGATCCAGCAAATACTGCTCAGTTACTTCTGTAGGAGACGATAAATCACCACCACACATTACATAACCCAGTTTTTCCGAGATCTTTTTATCATGTTCAGAAATGTAGTGCCCTGAATACATCGTATTTGCACCCGCATAAACAATTCCTAAGCCTTGTTTACCCAGCACTCTGATATCTTTTCTTCTCACAGGTTGTGTATAACCAGCATCTGCCAGCTCAATTGCTTTTGCTTTGGCATCTGCAATCAATCTGCTGCGGTTCATAGAAACAGAGAATTTATCTTTTTGCAGATAGCCTAACTCATAAGCTTCCAGTGCAGAAGTCGAAACCTTGGCCATTCCTATAGTCAGAAAACGATCTTTTAAGACATTTTGAACAATCTGATCATCTTTGTACTCATCAGAAGCACGCAGAGCAAATTCTTTTGTCCCCCCGCCACCAGGGATCACACCTACACCAAATTCAACCAGTCCCATATAAGTTTCTGCATTCAGCTGTACATGGTCTGCATGTAAACTGAATTCACATCCACCACCTAGTGTAAGGTTATGCGGAGCTACGACAACTGGAATAGAAGAGTACCTGATTCGCATCGAAGTATTCTGGAATGCCCTGATTGCCATGTTCAACTCATCCCAATCCTGCTCTACAGCCATCATGAAAATCATTCCAACATTTGCACCTGCCGAAAAGTTAGCACCATCATTACCTATTACTATGCCTCTGTAATCTTTTTCTGCCAGGTCTATTGCTTTGTTAATTGCCTGAAGTGTATCCCCGCCGATGGTATTCATTTTGGAATGGAATTCCACATTCAGTATCCCGTCGCCTAAATCAAGGATAGAAGCACCTGAGTTCTTCCAGATTGTCTTAGTAGTACGGATATTATCCAGGATGATGAATGAATCAGCCCCTGGTAATGCTTTATAACTCTTGGAAGGAATATCGTAATATTTTTTAACGCCATCTTCTACTTTATAGAAAGTAGTGTGACCCGCGGCAAGCATTTCATGAACCCAGGCGGCAGCCTCATGTCCATATTTTTTCATGCCTTCCAGTGATTCCTTGATACCTACAGCGTCCCAGACTTCAAACGGGCCTAAATCCCATCCGAATCCTGCACGTAAAGCATCATCAATTCTGTAAAGTTCATCCGAAATTTCAGGAATCCGGTCTGATACGTATTCAAATAAACCAAAGAAAGAATGCCTGAACACTTCTGCTGCTTTATCTTTACCTGCCGCAAAAACCTTCATTCTATCTCTGACATTTTCAATTGGTTTGGTCAGTTCAAGCGTTGCAGATTTCACTTTTTGCTGAACACGGTATTCCAGTGTTTTTAAATCAAGTGCTAAAATTTCTGTTTTACCGTCAGCGGTTTTTGTTTTTTTATAGAAACCTTGTTTGGTTTTATCGCCTAACCATTTATTAGCTTCCATTTTAACAACATAATCAGGAAGCTTAAATAAATCGTGGGCTTTATCATCAGGGCAATTGTCATATAGCCCTTTTGATACTTTAATCATTGTATCTAAACCTACTACATCAGAAGTACGGAAAGTAGCTGATTTCGGTCTGCCTAAAGCAGGGCCGGTAAATTTGTCAACTTCTTCTACCGTCAAATCTAATTTTTCTACCAGATGCAGTAAAGCCATCATAGAATATACCCCTACTCTGTTAGCGATGAATGCAGGAGTATCCTTACATAAAACAGTTGTTTTACCTAAAAACTTATCTCCATAATGCATTAAGAAGTCTACCAGCTCAGGTTTAGTATCCGGAGTAGGAATAATCTCCAGTAAACGCAGATAGCGCGGCGGATTAAAAAAGTGTGTCCCGCAGAAATTAGCCTTAAAATCGTCGCTTCTTCCTTCGGTCATTAAATGTATAGGGATACCAGAAGTATTGGAAGTGATCAGCGTTCCGGCTTTACGGAACTGCTCCACTTGTTCGAATACTTTTTTCTTAATATCAAGATTTTCAACTACCACCTCAATAATCCAGTCTACACCGGCAATTTTGGACATGTCAGCCTCGAAATTACCTGTGGTAATCTTATTGACTACTTTTTTGGTATAAACCGGGGAAGGATTAGTTTTAATTGCATTTTGTAAAGCTGCATTGACAATACGGTTCTGAACCCCCGGATTTTCCAGCGTCAATCCTTTGGCTATTTCCTCAGGGCTGAGTTCTTTCGGCGCGATGTCTAACAACAATACTTCTACACCTATATTCGCAAAGTGACAAGCAATGCGTGAGCCCATGATACCGGAGCCTAATACCGCTACTTTATTTATCTTTTTGTTCATCATTTCCTGTAGTTACTGTATATCCTAAAGTGAGTTTATTTAATTTCTGTAAGCTTTGTACCAGGTTATTCTTTTCTGATACAGTCAAATGATCATTCAGGTATTCATTGAAAGAGCGGACAACGCCTTTTGCTACTTGCCGTTTCTCCCGGCCGAAGTCTGTCAGAAAGACTTTCACTGATCTTTTATCTCCAGAGGAGGCTTCTCTGTATATTAACCCGGATTCCTCCATATTGTTTAACATCCTGGACAGGCTGGTGGCCTTAACCCCAAGCAATCCTGCAAGCTGTGAGACTGCTGTGCCATCTTTATCAATATTAATCAGCACATAACCAATAGCTTGTGTGATTCCGAACTCAGAAGCGATCTGGTTATAGGTGTTAGACATGTTCTGCCAAACCACTTTCAATAAATAATCTATTGTTTCCTGTTGTTTCATTAATTACTATGCTTGCATAACAAAGCTAAAGAATATAAAACTAGAAACCAAGAAACCATTATGATTTTTCAGATCCCATAACGAAATGAATATCAAAATCATAATAGCTTCATAACCGCTAAACCAGGAAGTGCTCTTGAGTTCAATTAAAAACAATAAAGACTTCGAAAAAAAACAAAATTACATACTGATGAAAAAAAAGAGCACAAAAAAAGCCGCCAGGTTTGACCCTGGCGGCTTCTAAAATATTGGTTTCAGACTAGTATAAAGTAAATTCTACTCTTCTGTTTTTCTGACGACCAGCTGCAGTTTTGTTAGTTGCAATTGGTTGGTTTTTACCGTAACCAGTAGCTTCGATTCTAGATGCATTAGCACCTTGAGAAACTAAGTAAGCTTTAACTGACTCAGCTCTGTCTTTAGATAATCTCATGTTCAAATCAGCTGAACCTGTGTTATCAGTGTGACCAGCTAATTTCAAGCTAAAGTTTTTAGTTACTAATAAGTTAGCAACACGGTTTAAAGAAGGGTATGATTTAGCTCTGATAGTCGCTTTAGACAAATCAAATTCTAAGTCTTTAATTGCTTGTTTAACAACTTTACGATCAGCTTCAGTGATGATTACTTTTTCAGTAACAACTGGAGCAGGAGTAACTAATGGACATCCAGCACCATCAACAACAGTTCCTGATGGAGTGTTAGGACATTTATCCAATTTATCAGCAACACCGTCACCGTCAGTATCTTTTAACAAGTCATTCATTTCAGTTCTTAATTTAGCATTTTCAGATTTTTGAGCATCTAAATCGCTTTTTAAAGAATTTGCAATGTTTTTAGCTTGAAGAGCTTCGTCATAAGAAGCAGCAACTGGATTGCTGAAAGCTAATTGCTTTCCTTTACCCAATGCAAACTCTAAACCAGCGTGAGCATAGCTGAATTTATCACTGTGACGATCACCACGGTAAGTACCGTCTAAGTTATCACCATCAACAAAATAAACAGACCATCCTAAGTTAAAGTTAACTTTATCAGAAACTTTAAATCTAGCACCTAATCCTACAGGGATAATTAATTCTTTAACATTTTTTGGATATTCTGTAGTTACATTACCAGCAGTAGTTTTTGGTTTGTAACCAGCTAAACCAGCACCACCTGTTACAAATAATTGTAATGCATCTTGTTTTCTGAATAAGTCAATGTTGAACATATTAACTTCTGCGCTTAAACTAGCAGCATAATTTAATTCAGTTTCAAATTTAGAATTTCCACCTACGATAGCCGGACCTTTTCCATCATTGAATGATTTAGAATTATCACCTTTCAATTTACCTCTGATTCCGTCTAATTTCAAAGAGAAATATGGAGTAAATTGTTTTTTGATGTAAAGACCATATCCTAAACTAGAACTGTTCTTAGAGAAATCATTATGGCCACCTAGTGGAGAAGTTGGAGTTAAAACACCAGCATTAACACCAATAGACCAAGTACTGAACTGCTGAGCAGCGTTAGTAACTGGTTGTTCCTGCGCTTGTGCAGCACCACCAATTAAAAGGGCAGCTAAAGCTACCGGCAAACTTTTGAATAATTTTTGTTTCATAATATGAGTTTAATAAAAAAAAATAGTTCTGGTATTTTTTTTTGATACTTAAGCAATATCTATACCAAATTAGTTTACAAGCCTTTGAGCACTATAGGAGCAGTTTTTTCTTCGTAAACTGTATGTTTAATGAAGCAAAATCTGCCATTTTAAATGAACAGAAACTAATATAACGCCGCCAAGGTATGGATTATAAAGAAATC is part of the Pedobacter cryoconitis genome and harbors:
- a CDS encoding 3-hydroxyacyl-CoA dehydrogenase/enoyl-CoA hydratase family protein, which gives rise to MNKKINKVAVLGSGIMGSRIACHFANIGVEVLLLDIAPKELSPEEIAKGLTLENPGVQNRIVNAALQNAIKTNPSPVYTKKVVNKITTGNFEADMSKIAGVDWIIEVVVENLDIKKKVFEQVEQFRKAGTLITSNTSGIPIHLMTEGRSDDFKANFCGTHFFNPPRYLRLLEIIPTPDTKPELVDFLMHYGDKFLGKTTVLCKDTPAFIANRVGVYSMMALLHLVEKLDLTVEEVDKFTGPALGRPKSATFRTSDVVGLDTMIKVSKGLYDNCPDDKAHDLFKLPDYVVKMEANKWLGDKTKQGFYKKTKTADGKTEILALDLKTLEYRVQQKVKSATLELTKPIENVRDRMKVFAAGKDKAAEVFRHSFFGLFEYVSDRIPEISDELYRIDDALRAGFGWDLGPFEVWDAVGIKESLEGMKKYGHEAAAWVHEMLAAGHTTFYKVEDGVKKYYDIPSKSYKALPGADSFIILDNIRTTKTIWKNSGASILDLGDGILNVEFHSKMNTIGGDTLQAINKAIDLAEKDYRGIVIGNDGANFSAGANVGMIFMMAVEQDWDELNMAIRAFQNTSMRIRYSSIPVVVAPHNLTLGGGCEFSLHADHVQLNAETYMGLVEFGVGVIPGGGGTKEFALRASDEYKDDQIVQNVLKDRFLTIGMAKVSTSALEAYELGYLQKDKFSVSMNRSRLIADAKAKAIELADAGYTQPVRRKDIRVLGKQGLGIVYAGANTMYSGHYISEHDKKISEKLGYVMCGGDLSSPTEVTEQYLLDLEREAFLSLCGERKTLERIQSIVTKGKPLRN
- a CDS encoding MarR family winged helix-turn-helix transcriptional regulator, with protein sequence MKQQETIDYLLKVVWQNMSNTYNQIASEFGITQAIGYVLINIDKDGTAVSQLAGLLGVKATSLSRMLNNMEESGLIYREASSGDKRSVKVFLTDFGREKRQVAKGVVRSFNEYLNDHLTVSEKNNLVQSLQKLNKLTLGYTVTTGNDEQKDK
- a CDS encoding OmpA family protein, whose translation is MKQKLFKSLPVALAALLIGGAAQAQEQPVTNAAQQFSTWSIGVNAGVLTPTSPLGGHNDFSKNSSSLGYGLYIKKQFTPYFSLKLDGIRGKLKGDNSKSFNDGKGPAIVGGNSKFETELNYAASLSAEVNMFNIDLFRKQDALQLFVTGGAGLAGYKPKTTAGNVTTEYPKNVKELIIPVGLGARFKVSDKVNFNLGWSVYFVDGDNLDGTYRGDRHSDKFSYAHAGLEFALGKGKQLAFSNPVAASYDEALQAKNIANSLKSDLDAQKSENAKLRTEMNDLLKDTDGDGVADKLDKCPNTPSGTVVDGAGCPLVTPAPVVTEKVIITEADRKVVKQAIKDLEFDLSKATIRAKSYPSLNRVANLLVTKNFSLKLAGHTDNTGSADLNMRLSKDRAESVKAYLVSQGANASRIEATGYGKNQPIATNKTAAGRQKNRRVEFTLY
- a CDS encoding acetyl-CoA C-acyltransferase; protein product: MQEAYIIAGLRTAVGKAPRGVFRFTRADDLAAEVIKQLVASVPNLDKDQIDDVIVGNATPEAEQGLNIGRMISLMGLDTVKVPGVTLNRYCASGLDTIATAVAKIKSGMADCIIAGGVEVMSGMPFGGWKVVPNFEVAKKNPDWYWGMGLTAEAVANEYKVSREDQDEFAFRSNMKAVEAIKNGHLKAGVAPITVTENYLDGQQKKKTRSYVVDTDEGPRADTSLDKLAKLKPVFAADGSVTAGNSSQTSDGAAFVIVVSESKLKELGVEPIARLVSYGVVGVPPRIMGIGPIEAIPLALKKAGLTLEQMDLIELNEAFASQSLAVVRTLGINQDIVNVNGGAIALGHPLGCTGAKLSVQLFHELKRRNGKYGMVTMCVGSGQGAAGIFELL